Genomic segment of Cyanobacterium stanieri LEGE 03274:
CGCTCCATGTTAGAAAGGGAAAGAAACTTTACCCCCGTTACCACCAGTGTAGTCGATCGCAACGTACTTGCTCGGGGTTCACAGGAAAAAGTAATTGATAATATTGTACGTAAAGACGGAGAAGAAAACCCCGACTTAATTGTTTTAACCCCTACTTGCACTTCCAGCATTTTACAAGAGGATTTAGAAAACTTTGTTAGTCGGGCGCAACTTAACTCCCAAGGGGATGTCATCCTAGCGGATGTTAACCACTACCGTTATAACGAATTACAAGCCGCCGATCGCACCTTAGCCCAAATCGTCAAATTTTACCTCGAAAAAGGAGCAAAAAAAGGCACTGTTAATCAAGAAAAAACGGCCAATCCTTCCGTAAACATTATTGGCATTTCCACCCTCGGTTTTCACCATAACCACGACTGTCGAGAATTAAAAAAACTCATGGCAGACTTAGGCATCGAAATCAATATGATAATCCCCGACAAAGCCAGTGTACAAGACTTACAAAACTTGCCCCGGGCATGGTTTAACTTTATCCCCTACCGTGAATTAGGCTTGATGGCAGCCGAACATTTACAAAGGGAATACGGAATGCCCTATGTGGATATAACCCCCATGGGAGTAGTGGAAACAGCCCGTTGTATCCGTGAAATAGCCAAGGTGATAAACCAACAGGGAGGCAATGTAGATTATGAAGAATTTATCGAACATCAAACCATGGAAGTGTCGGAAGCCGCTTGGTTTTCGCGCTCTATCGATTGTCAAAATTTGACAGGAAAAAAAGCTGTGGTATTTGGAGATAATACCCACGCCGTGGCAATGACTAAAATTTTGGTACGGGAAATGGGCATCAATGTGGTGTTAGCTGGTACTTATTGTAAGTATGATGAAGCATGGTTTAGAAAAGAACTTGAGCCATTTTGTGATAATATTTTAATCAGTGAAGATAATGGAGAGATTGCCAATGCGATCGCCAAATTAGAACCCTCTGCCATCTTCGGAACACAGATGGAACGCCATGTAGGTAAGCGTTTGGGCATTCCCTGCGGTGTCATTGCCGCCCCTATCCATATCCAAAACTTCCCCATCGGTTATAAACCCTTCTTGGGTTATGAAGGTACAAATCAAATTACCGATTTAGTATATAATTCTTTTACCCTTGGTATGGAAGATCATCTTTTAGAAATATTTGGTGGTCATGATACTAAAGAAGTTATTACCAAAGGTATTTCCGCAGACTCCGATTTAAATTGGACAAAAGAAGCCCAAGCCGAATTAAATAAAGTACCAGGTTTTGTCCGTGGTAAGGTAAAACGTAATACCGAAAAGTTTGCTAGGGAAAGAAATTTTGACCAAATTACCCTCGAAGTCATGTACGCTGCTAAAGAATCTGTAGGCGCATAAACTTTAATTCGTGATTATTAATTAATCTTGCGCCCCTAAGTGGGAATGGCTTCCCCCGGGCGTAGTTTTGCCCATTTATTTTTTTCCTCACTAAAACTATCA
This window contains:
- the bchB gene encoding ferredoxin:protochlorophyllide reductase (ATP-dependent) subunit B; protein product: MKLAYWMYAGPAHIGTLRIASSFKNVHAIMHAPLGDDYFNVMRSMLERERNFTPVTTSVVDRNVLARGSQEKVIDNIVRKDGEENPDLIVLTPTCTSSILQEDLENFVSRAQLNSQGDVILADVNHYRYNELQAADRTLAQIVKFYLEKGAKKGTVNQEKTANPSVNIIGISTLGFHHNHDCRELKKLMADLGIEINMIIPDKASVQDLQNLPRAWFNFIPYRELGLMAAEHLQREYGMPYVDITPMGVVETARCIREIAKVINQQGGNVDYEEFIEHQTMEVSEAAWFSRSIDCQNLTGKKAVVFGDNTHAVAMTKILVREMGINVVLAGTYCKYDEAWFRKELEPFCDNILISEDNGEIANAIAKLEPSAIFGTQMERHVGKRLGIPCGVIAAPIHIQNFPIGYKPFLGYEGTNQITDLVYNSFTLGMEDHLLEIFGGHDTKEVITKGISADSDLNWTKEAQAELNKVPGFVRGKVKRNTEKFARERNFDQITLEVMYAAKESVGA